Proteins from a single region of Candidatus Poribacteria bacterium:
- a CDS encoding type I restriction enzyme HsdR N-terminal domain-containing protein — protein sequence MIKEQIDDIRNRLKNKEYPNEQAVRQGIVDPLLRNLGWPLEETQIAYPEYTVGSGKVDYALLDPQSKKPRVFIEAKQVGNIEGAEEQLFGYDARIRVPIAVLTDGQIWRFFHPTGEGTWEERKIRELDFITGDSAESAECLSKYLNYESICSDKAVDAIRDDYNNRVRQKKIQSGLPEAWRALVKEADKGLIKVVVEKTENVCGHRPDDEQVIAFLRKEELPLVQPLAPDPREKQPVQPNAPTPRKKSTRLRVTMPNGEVVERRHAKATFIETLEKLGIEKVMSVHPSTVRTDPPKYFRVEYGQYYIHHYADTRGKKRALEEIAQLLGVQITVEIVEK from the coding sequence ATGATAAAAGAACAAATTGACGATATACGTAACAGGTTAAAAAATAAAGAATACCCAAATGAGCAGGCGGTTCGCCAAGGAATTGTGGATCCGTTACTCAGAAACTTGGGTTGGCCACTTGAAGAAACTCAAATTGCTTATCCTGAATACACTGTAGGTTCTGGGAAAGTAGACTACGCCCTACTGGATCCGCAATCGAAGAAACCTCGTGTCTTCATTGAAGCCAAGCAAGTTGGGAACATTGAAGGGGCAGAGGAACAATTGTTTGGATATGATGCTCGCATAAGAGTACCAATCGCGGTCCTCACCGATGGTCAGATATGGCGTTTCTTTCACCCAACGGGAGAAGGAACATGGGAGGAACGTAAGATCCGCGAGTTAGATTTCATCACAGGAGACAGCGCGGAAAGTGCCGAGTGCCTTAGCAAATACTTGAATTACGAGTCAATTTGTTCAGATAAGGCGGTTGATGCAATCAGAGATGACTATAATAACCGTGTCCGACAAAAAAAGATTCAGAGTGGTTTACCAGAAGCATGGCGCGCCTTGGTAAAGGAAGCAGACAAGGGTCTGATCAAAGTTGTGGTGGAAAAAACTGAAAACGTGTGTGGACATCGTCCCGACGATGAACAAGTGATCGCCTTTTTAAGAAAGGAAGAGTTACCCTTAGTACAACCCCTCGCTCCAGATCCTCGTGAGAAACAACCGGTCCAACCTAACGCTCCAACACCACGCAAGAAATCAACACGTTTGCGCGTTACAATGCCTAATGGAGAAGTGGTTGAACGTCGCCATGCAAAAGCCACATTCATTGAGACACTTGAAAAGTTAGGAATAGAAAAGGTAATGAGCGTTCACCCATCTACCGTACGAACCGATCCTCCAAAATATTTTAGAGTTGAATATGGACAGTATTACATACATCATTATGCTGATACTCGTGGTAAAAAACGTGCTCTTGAGGAAATTGCTCAACTTCTAGGTGTCCAAATCACAGTAGAAATAGTTGAGAAATAG
- a CDS encoding alpha-ketoglutarate-dependent dioxygenase AlkB gives MAERAVQLELFDRDMQAPQPQPSEKKEISMEIPGLRCIKNYITAERHDKLLAHVDEQLWLDDIKRRVQHYGFKYDYRARKVNYDMHIGELPGWLEKLSKELYWDKYMPEVADQVIVNEYLPGQGISAHIDCEPCFKDTIVSLSLGSNCVMNFTNKLDKAKRIPVWLEPRSLIVMEGEARYQWLHSIPARGWDEWEGERHGRERRVSLTFRKVIIGDSYYE, from the coding sequence ATGGCAGAACGAGCAGTACAATTAGAATTGTTTGATCGGGATATGCAAGCCCCTCAACCACAACCCAGTGAAAAAAAAGAGATATCGATGGAGATACCGGGGTTGCGGTGTATAAAAAACTATATCACAGCAGAGAGACATGATAAGTTATTAGCCCACGTTGACGAACAACTATGGCTTGACGACATTAAGCGACGCGTCCAGCATTACGGCTTTAAGTATGACTACAGGGCACGGAAGGTAAATTATGATATGCACATCGGTGAGTTGCCCGGATGGTTGGAAAAATTGAGCAAGGAACTGTATTGGGATAAGTACATGCCAGAAGTCGCGGATCAGGTGATTGTCAATGAATATCTGCCTGGGCAAGGGATTTCAGCGCATATTGATTGTGAACCGTGTTTCAAGGATACCATTGTTTCTTTAAGCTTGGGATCCAATTGTGTTATGAATTTCACAAATAAGTTAGATAAAGCAAAGCGTATCCCAGTCTGGCTCGAACCGAGAAGTCTTATTGTCATGGAAGGGGAAGCGAGGTATCAGTGGTTACACAGTATTCCAGCAAGGGGATGGGACGAATGGGAAGGTGAGAGGCATGGTAGGGAACGACGGGTATCACTAACATTTAGGAAAGTAATTATAGGAGACAGTTATTATGAATAA